GTTTTTATTTTAAGAATGGCATTCATGAGGTCAGGGGTTCGATCCCCCTCAGCTCCATTCGATTACACAAGGGTTTACGTCGTTTTGGCGTAGACCCTTTTGCTTTTTTGTGAAACTCCATTATAAATTAAACCTTTGGAAATATTCCACTTCTTCTGCCGTCAAACCCAAGAAATCCGCCGTTGATCCTACTGCCCATCCATTGGCCTTCAGTTTTTTCTTTTTAAGGTCTTTCATTCCGTTGCCCATCACAATAACCCATAATACCGCTTCATCCTTGGACGGTGAATGATATAGCGAAATCTATGAAATTAGATCGTCTTTTGTAAGTCGTGCCATAATACCGATGATGGTAATGCCGACAACTTCCCGCGCTTTTTCGTCGTAACGGACTATAACACCTTCCCCAATATCCTTTCCAAGCAGGACGCGGATCACCAGCGCAAACATATAAAACGTCGGCTTCTTCATCGTACTCCCAGTTCAACGAAGGTTTGCCTTCGAGAATTTTCAATGCTTCCATATCGCTTTTCTTCCTTAACGCAACGCTGCGCTTACCGCCTCTGGCGCGTGATTGATAACGTTAAGCAATACTAATGCCGCACCATGGGGCGTACGATCTCCGCGTTCCCAATGTCGTAGAGTTGCAACAGAAAACCCAAATCTGGCAGCAAACTGCTCCTGAGTCATGCCCATACGTTGGCGCAATGCGGAGACATTGACCGGCTTGGGCTTGTAAATTT
The Deltaproteobacteria bacterium DNA segment above includes these coding regions:
- a CDS encoding helix-turn-helix domain-containing protein produces the protein MGTNFESIARGLKEAVAHAKGKKVAVKIYKPKPVNVSALRQRMGMTQEQFAARFGFSVATLRHWERGDRTPHGAALVLLNVINHAPEAVSAALR